The Micromonospora sp. WMMD961 genome has a segment encoding these proteins:
- a CDS encoding DUF3151 domain-containing protein, whose protein sequence is MQNLLPEPPATRLPANDEADAALAAADEAGTDEAFAAVAAGFPTFSAAWAELAARAFAQDQVVTAYAYARTGYHRGLDQLRRSGWKGHGPVPWSHEPNRGFLRCLYVLSRAADEIGEADEAARCAQFLRDCDPEAADALASN, encoded by the coding sequence ATGCAGAACCTTTTGCCAGAGCCACCGGCTACCCGCCTGCCCGCGAACGACGAGGCCGACGCCGCCCTGGCTGCCGCCGACGAGGCCGGCACCGACGAGGCGTTCGCCGCCGTGGCGGCCGGCTTCCCGACCTTCAGCGCGGCCTGGGCGGAGCTCGCGGCCCGGGCGTTCGCGCAGGACCAGGTGGTCACGGCGTACGCCTACGCGCGCACCGGCTACCACCGCGGCCTCGACCAGCTGCGTCGCAGCGGTTGGAAGGGGCACGGCCCGGTGCCGTGGTCGCACGAGCCCAACCGGGGCTTCCTCCGCTGCCTCTACGTGTTGTCCCGGGCCGCGGACGAGATCGGCGAGGCCGACGAGGCGGCCCGCTGCGCCCAGTTCCTGCGCGACTGCGACCCGGAAGCAGCGGACGCGCTGGCCAGCAACTGA
- a CDS encoding chromosome partitioning protein — MDENADRAQVHGQQPVPERDIEPLWPPDPTDQGAGKVVPPWAAVAEQRTAPPPVASGPVTPPVAAPPINRPPVPGQPGAAPLPPPSPSDYPSLSGAVPPPGAWGPGAGSGWAPAQASWPPPADPPAASTPTGPPGTDGTPQAGDPPANDVVPGGVDLDLPFTLDRPTAAGTSTDRAAGADTPAGPAGADTPAGRGSATGRAPADSPPTAPAPSADGSGDDASAVAAAGRPANESPWAYPPQRPAGAPSHDEPAATTPPIPAPPGPHPGVTHAGPDPAGPSVGPAIPGQVSPASIPPPPDLTRFGNPPQQAPQPAAPPGPYPPSPGWYPPPWQQGTPGAPPGQPYQEAEGVTRVPATGYPDTTGYPDASWTPESTPVPTAEDFSRRRQVRPADPVATMGVRAVVNKMGLLRLSPGRHEQELKRDIEMVRRNFGGLRQVTVVNPKGGAGKTVAILLLAMTFGQKRGGYVLAWDNNETQGTLGMRAQQDFHSRTVRDMLRDLGQFQGAHGRVGDLSQYVRSQGEGMFDVLASDESATGGEMLTAAAFAEIREVVSRFYKLIFVDTGNNVRAQNWQASMDATDQLVVTMSARNDSAETAARMLDHLEQSGRQRLVRQAVTVVSMPPSRKEIDLPAIQEHFAARTRAVLLAPYERLIDTGEPIRYGGLSSATRDAWLKIAAAVAEGL; from the coding sequence ATGGACGAGAACGCCGACCGGGCACAGGTGCACGGCCAGCAGCCGGTGCCGGAGCGGGACATCGAACCACTCTGGCCACCGGATCCGACCGACCAGGGCGCGGGGAAGGTCGTACCACCGTGGGCGGCGGTCGCCGAGCAGCGCACCGCGCCGCCGCCGGTCGCGTCCGGACCGGTGACACCACCGGTGGCCGCGCCGCCGATCAACCGGCCTCCGGTCCCCGGCCAGCCCGGGGCAGCACCCCTGCCACCCCCGTCCCCGTCCGACTACCCGTCGCTCAGCGGTGCCGTTCCACCGCCCGGGGCGTGGGGCCCAGGCGCAGGGTCGGGATGGGCGCCTGCGCAGGCGAGCTGGCCGCCACCGGCCGATCCGCCCGCCGCGTCGACGCCAACCGGGCCGCCGGGGACCGATGGCACGCCGCAGGCGGGCGACCCTCCCGCGAACGACGTCGTCCCGGGCGGCGTCGACCTGGACCTGCCCTTCACCCTGGACCGCCCCACCGCGGCTGGCACATCCACTGACCGCGCTGCGGGGGCTGACACGCCAGCCGGCCCTGCGGGGGCTGACACGCCCGCCGGCCGCGGCAGCGCCACCGGTCGCGCGCCGGCAGACTCCCCGCCGACCGCGCCGGCGCCCTCGGCTGACGGCAGTGGAGACGACGCGTCCGCCGTGGCGGCGGCGGGACGGCCGGCCAACGAGTCGCCGTGGGCGTACCCGCCGCAACGCCCAGCGGGGGCACCGTCCCACGACGAACCCGCCGCCACGACGCCCCCGATCCCCGCTCCGCCGGGGCCGCATCCCGGGGTCACGCACGCCGGCCCCGATCCGGCCGGGCCGTCGGTCGGCCCGGCGATCCCTGGTCAGGTCAGCCCGGCGTCGATCCCGCCCCCGCCCGACCTGACCCGGTTCGGCAACCCGCCGCAGCAGGCTCCTCAGCCGGCCGCGCCGCCCGGGCCGTACCCGCCCTCCCCTGGTTGGTACCCGCCGCCGTGGCAACAGGGCACGCCCGGCGCCCCGCCTGGTCAGCCCTACCAGGAGGCCGAGGGAGTGACCCGGGTGCCGGCCACCGGCTACCCGGACACCACCGGTTACCCGGACGCGAGCTGGACTCCGGAGTCCACACCGGTGCCGACCGCCGAGGACTTCAGCCGACGCCGGCAGGTGCGGCCCGCCGACCCGGTCGCGACCATGGGTGTACGCGCGGTGGTCAACAAGATGGGCCTGCTCCGGCTCTCCCCGGGCCGGCACGAGCAGGAACTCAAGCGGGACATCGAGATGGTGCGCCGCAACTTCGGCGGGCTGCGGCAGGTGACCGTGGTCAATCCGAAGGGCGGTGCCGGTAAGACGGTGGCCATCCTGCTGCTCGCGATGACGTTCGGCCAGAAGCGCGGTGGCTACGTGCTGGCGTGGGACAACAACGAGACCCAGGGCACCCTGGGGATGCGCGCCCAGCAGGACTTCCACTCCCGCACGGTCCGGGACATGCTGCGTGACCTCGGGCAGTTCCAGGGCGCGCACGGGCGGGTCGGCGACCTGTCGCAGTACGTGCGCTCACAGGGCGAGGGGATGTTCGACGTCCTGGCCTCGGACGAGTCGGCCACGGGTGGCGAGATGTTGACCGCTGCCGCGTTCGCCGAGATCCGCGAGGTGGTCAGTCGGTTCTACAAGTTGATCTTCGTGGACACCGGGAACAACGTCCGGGCACAGAACTGGCAGGCCTCGATGGACGCCACCGACCAACTGGTGGTCACCATGTCGGCCCGTAACGACTCGGCGGAGACCGCCGCCCGGATGCTCGACCACCTGGAGCAGAGCGGCCGGCAACGGCTGGTCCGGCAGGCCGTGACGGTGGTGTCGATGCCGCCGTCCCGCAAGGAGATCGACCTACCGGCCATCCAGGAGCACTTCGCGGCCCGTACCCGGGCGGTGCTGCTGGCCCCCTACGAACGACTCATCGACACGGGCGAGCCGATCCGTTACGGCGGGCTCTCCTCCGCCACCCGGGACGCCTGGCTGAAGATCGCCGCGGCGGTCGCCGAGGGGCTGTAG
- a CDS encoding adenylosuccinate synthase: MPAIVLLGAQWGDEGKGKVTDLLGERVDYVVRYSGGNNAGHTVITPDGQKYALHLMPSGALSPNAMIVIGNGVVVDPKVLLAEIDGLAERGVDVSRLRISGDAHLIMPHHRALDRVIERYLGSSRIGTTGRGIGPAYGDKVARIGIRLQDLLDPGILRKKLELALREKNQILFKVYNRKAIDLEATVQEYLEYAERLKPYIAETRAMLWDALDRDETVLLEGAQATMLDMDHGTYPFVTSSNPTAGGACVGAGIPPTAISKVIAVSKAYTTRVGAGPFPTELFDANGDHLRKIGAEYGTTTGRERRCGWFDAVVARYACRLNGVTDLVITKLDVLTGMPKVPICVGYEINGVRVDDMPMSQTDFHHAKPVYEELDGWWEDITKARTAEDLPENARRYIARIEELCNAKVSVVGVGPGRDENVILNPLLP, translated from the coding sequence ATGCCAGCGATCGTGCTCCTTGGCGCTCAGTGGGGCGACGAGGGCAAGGGCAAGGTTACCGACCTGCTGGGTGAGCGGGTCGACTACGTCGTGCGCTACTCCGGCGGCAACAACGCCGGCCACACGGTGATCACCCCGGACGGCCAGAAGTACGCACTGCACCTGATGCCCTCCGGAGCGCTATCACCGAACGCGATGATCGTCATCGGCAACGGTGTGGTGGTCGATCCGAAGGTGCTGCTCGCCGAGATCGACGGCCTGGCCGAACGCGGCGTCGACGTGTCCCGGTTGCGGATCTCCGGCGACGCGCACCTGATCATGCCGCACCACCGGGCGTTGGACCGGGTGATCGAGCGCTACCTCGGCTCGTCCCGGATCGGCACCACCGGCCGGGGCATCGGCCCCGCGTACGGTGACAAGGTCGCCCGGATCGGCATCCGGCTGCAGGACCTGCTCGACCCGGGCATCCTGCGCAAGAAGCTGGAACTCGCCCTGCGCGAGAAGAACCAGATCCTGTTCAAGGTCTACAACCGCAAGGCGATCGACCTCGAGGCGACCGTGCAGGAGTACCTGGAGTACGCGGAGCGGCTCAAGCCGTACATCGCGGAGACCCGGGCGATGCTCTGGGACGCCCTGGACCGGGACGAGACGGTGCTGCTGGAGGGCGCGCAGGCCACCATGCTCGACATGGACCACGGCACGTACCCCTTCGTGACGTCGTCCAACCCCACCGCCGGTGGCGCGTGCGTGGGCGCCGGCATCCCGCCGACCGCGATCAGCAAGGTGATCGCGGTGAGCAAGGCGTACACGACCCGGGTCGGTGCGGGGCCGTTCCCGACCGAACTGTTCGACGCCAACGGTGACCACCTGCGCAAGATCGGTGCCGAGTACGGCACGACCACCGGACGGGAGCGCCGGTGCGGGTGGTTCGACGCGGTCGTCGCCCGGTACGCCTGCCGCCTCAACGGCGTCACCGATCTGGTCATCACCAAGCTGGACGTGCTCACCGGCATGCCCAAGGTGCCGATCTGCGTCGGCTACGAGATCAACGGCGTGCGGGTCGACGACATGCCGATGAGCCAGACGGACTTCCACCACGCCAAGCCGGTCTACGAGGAACTCGACGGCTGGTGGGAGGACATCACCAAGGCCCGCACGGCCGAGGACCTGCCCGAGAACGCCCGCCGCTACATCGCGCGGATCGAAGAACTCTGCAACGCCAAGGTGAGCGTCGTAGGCGTAGGCCCAGGCCGAGACGAAAACGTCATCCTGAACCCCCTCCTCCCCTAA
- a CDS encoding type IV toxin-antitoxin system AbiEi family antitoxin domain-containing protein, translated as MDALDVVRRVAAVRDGIVTLGQARAAGLTTHEVQRLCRAGRWRAVARGTYLVDADLYDGIPRAARIRAAVASFGPAAAAVLATAAELHGLAGLRATDVIDLSVPGPIARPSRLGHPEVVVHQLVIKPEQLVRVNGVTATDPLRTLADVSLRVDRFSAVSVLDSALNRRLVTTDDLLSVQRLIRGRRGAVAARGYLSEADGRSQSPLETRTRLRCVDGKVPPDALQLEIRDEDGYLLGIGDLGWRGPQVIAEADGRGPHGAPEAAYADRRRQNRLVNAGWTVLRFTWQDTLRPDYIPWTVRQAITVARRR; from the coding sequence GTGGACGCGTTGGATGTGGTGCGGCGGGTTGCTGCCGTGCGGGACGGAATCGTGACTCTCGGGCAGGCGCGCGCGGCCGGCCTGACCACGCATGAGGTGCAGCGGCTCTGTCGGGCTGGACGCTGGCGGGCCGTGGCGCGTGGCACCTATCTGGTGGACGCTGACCTGTACGACGGAATCCCACGAGCGGCGCGGATCAGGGCTGCGGTGGCCTCCTTCGGGCCAGCGGCAGCCGCTGTGCTCGCAACGGCTGCCGAACTGCACGGGCTGGCCGGTCTGCGCGCAACTGACGTGATTGACCTGTCGGTGCCGGGCCCGATCGCCAGGCCATCCCGGCTCGGCCACCCGGAGGTGGTGGTCCATCAGTTGGTCATCAAGCCCGAGCAGCTTGTCCGGGTGAACGGAGTCACCGCTACCGACCCGCTGCGAACCCTTGCTGACGTGAGCCTGCGGGTCGATCGTTTTTCGGCGGTGAGCGTGCTGGATTCGGCGCTGAATCGTCGGCTCGTGACGACCGATGACCTGCTTTCCGTTCAGCGGCTCATTCGCGGACGGCGCGGTGCGGTCGCGGCACGCGGCTATCTCAGCGAGGCCGATGGCCGTTCACAGTCCCCGCTTGAGACGCGGACCCGACTGCGCTGCGTGGACGGGAAAGTGCCACCCGACGCACTGCAACTTGAGATCCGCGATGAGGACGGCTACCTGTTGGGGATCGGCGATCTCGGCTGGCGTGGTCCCCAGGTCATCGCCGAGGCCGACGGACGCGGCCCACACGGTGCCCCGGAGGCCGCCTACGCCGACCGTCGCCGCCAGAATCGCCTGGTCAACGCCGGCTGGACCGTCCTCCGCTTCACCTGGCAGGACACCCTCCGCCCCGATTACATCCCCTGGACGGTCCGCCAAGCGATCACGGTCGCCCGGCGCCGGTGA
- the purD gene encoding phosphoribosylamine--glycine ligase yields MRVLLVGGGGREHALALGLVADSGVSALIAAPGNPGIASVAELRAVTATDPAAVAALAVETAADLVVIGPEAPLVAGVADAVRAKGIPVFGPSGAAAQLEGSKAFAKDVMTAAGVPTARAYVCTDDESTARALDEFGAPYVVKDDGLAAGKGVVVTDDRSAALAHARECGRVVVEEFLDGPEVSLFVVTDGEAALPLVPAQDFKRLGDGDTGPNTGGMGAYAPLPWAPAGLVDEVMRDVVHPTLAEMRRRGTPFAGLLYVGLAITAAGPRVIEFNARFGDPETQVVLALLETPLGGLLHAAATGTLAAHPPLRWRDGSAVTVVLASEGYPATPRTGDVITGADRPGIIHAGTARRADDGALLSAGGRVLCGTATGADLAAARDAAYALVDGVDLVGSQHRTDIAATAIEGRITVPGGAPQP; encoded by the coding sequence GTGCGGGTTCTCTTGGTGGGTGGTGGCGGGCGGGAGCATGCGCTCGCGCTCGGGCTGGTGGCGGATTCGGGCGTCTCTGCGCTGATTGCCGCGCCGGGCAATCCGGGGATCGCCAGCGTGGCTGAGCTGCGGGCGGTCACTGCGACAGATCCGGCGGCGGTGGCGGCGTTGGCCGTGGAGACCGCGGCTGACCTGGTGGTGATCGGGCCGGAGGCGCCGCTGGTCGCCGGGGTGGCCGACGCGGTCCGCGCCAAGGGCATCCCCGTGTTCGGCCCGTCCGGTGCGGCCGCCCAGCTCGAGGGCTCCAAGGCGTTCGCCAAGGACGTGATGACCGCCGCCGGCGTACCGACCGCCCGGGCGTACGTCTGCACGGACGACGAGAGCACCGCGCGGGCGCTGGACGAGTTCGGCGCCCCGTACGTGGTGAAGGACGACGGGCTGGCCGCCGGCAAGGGCGTGGTGGTGACCGACGACCGGTCGGCCGCGCTGGCGCACGCCCGTGAGTGTGGACGGGTCGTGGTCGAGGAGTTCCTCGACGGCCCGGAGGTCAGCCTCTTCGTGGTCACCGACGGCGAGGCGGCGCTGCCGCTGGTGCCGGCACAGGACTTCAAGCGGCTCGGCGACGGCGACACCGGGCCGAACACCGGCGGCATGGGCGCGTACGCACCGCTGCCCTGGGCGCCGGCCGGCCTGGTCGACGAGGTCATGCGGGACGTGGTCCACCCGACGCTCGCGGAGATGCGTCGCCGGGGCACCCCGTTCGCCGGTCTGCTCTACGTCGGGCTCGCGATCACCGCCGCCGGCCCGCGGGTGATCGAGTTCAACGCGCGCTTCGGCGACCCGGAGACCCAGGTGGTGCTGGCGCTGCTGGAGACGCCGCTGGGCGGGCTGCTGCACGCGGCTGCCACCGGCACGCTGGCCGCGCACCCGCCGCTGCGGTGGCGTGACGGCAGCGCGGTCACAGTGGTGCTCGCCTCCGAGGGCTACCCGGCCACACCACGTACCGGCGATGTCATCACCGGCGCGGACCGGCCGGGCATCATCCACGCCGGCACCGCCCGCCGGGCCGACGACGGCGCGTTGCTCTCCGCCGGCGGTCGGGTCCTCTGCGGTACGGCCACCGGCGCCGACCTGGCCGCCGCCCGGGATGCCGCGTACGCGCTGGTGGACGGGGTGGACCTGGTTGGTTCGCAGCACCGCACCGACATCG